A genomic stretch from Cherax quadricarinatus isolate ZL_2023a unplaced genomic scaffold, ASM3850222v1 Contig2774, whole genome shotgun sequence includes:
- the LOC138851913 gene encoding uncharacterized protein, with amino-acid sequence MEKEDKKRIYANYLEALVKRRLSIRRRRSLEIKKGGVHRNERLLELKNEWERIDVLWKKAVETGNTPGTVVNQTESNDAQHGGVTGNEDESAGRSASVGTSQRGGAAGGVDTSVPINEDDERATTSHDVSDSNVAHNSGGEDERPEIITYIQNFRGRHTVRKYSVPSTYNRELRMYLHAYRDYFIDQMRDMYDRSPLAMSLRIHPIIVIRTLRQNISGDDQNGQFVINLAFELVSEEEISEVFDRWVGTILERYETELQDQEGSGWIIDQIESFSIEYVKVEFRVQVGSYVAYPKKLRGSQYVFNPVINDGLCVLRAFAAYQCHKKNMSWKNIHRVVNTKKGCLNHAKSSIDDFPITRDKLGILEKENKVSLYVYQLRKDQGGTFVAMCRKGNKKYKDIMCALLLNESHLVLIKDFDGYVRTIMKDHGVKKHCHSCLMKLNTQEELDIHEDGCKINQILVFLPEGTTVHFKNFSHTHSSEYIGVFDFECALDTTLPAGKIESRHKAIAYCYIIFDRKGEIVCMKSYKGEDAVNHFILNVSGEWTKIKFRREYHVIHMTEEDKMRHDSQITCELCSNTFKNAQDKRKHHDHTLNFNNYIGAYCGRCNLQCKDKSEKLLLFCHNMSYDLGIILKELQVDKYEIKLHSKQGFKFLKVDIGKVRFQDSLSLLNGSLSTLADQHIKAGKSLKYTEAILKDVPQDVLPLLCKGKQVLCYDYIDSLKKLDETKLPSKEHFFNSLRNSAISQEDYDHALKVFDLGKCKTLGDYLMLYLKTDVGLLADVFMEWRKTLKDIYKLDVSNYISLPSFSWDAFLLKTNVKLDMIYSHELYDLIKRNLRGGFTCAINQYSKADNPLINPNFDVESGMGTHILYLDFNSLYASAMVEALPQNGIRKLSNEEKNAFLDVGLSNVSCEGQKGYWIECDTKPMSPEVARRTDELPLILSHMNISEEMLSPYCESILKNEARKIPKSNAKLVASHLPQKNYLISLDLLQLLLELGLEVEKVHTIYEYTQSKFLEPFITTNIAQRTATRCPIKSKAFKLTNNAIYGKSLLNITKYAEYYSYINNEKAFVRASKDPFLKNITHLNQDRVICTFNKEKLEVKQPLYLGFQILEIAKKKLYHFWYKVLKQHYGDDVRLLYTDTDSYIFSLKCKDLYTELKSEPLLGYMDFSNFSPDHPLYDNSRKGELGLLKSEMCDKHISELIALKAKMYSVKIAGRSTTVSRAKGIPSHFMPLLTHARYKNVLTNVDRELFTCKSISNVKGEICTVRINKRGLSAFDDKRYHLNTNESLAYGHPDIPPSKRRRIE; translated from the exons ATGgagaaag AGGATAAGAAAAGAATATACGCGAATTACTTGGAAGCATTAGTGAAGAGGAGATTGTCGATTAGAAGGCGACGATCGTTGGAAATCAAGAAAGGTGGTGTACATCGCAATGAGAGGTTGTTAGAATTAAAGAATGAGTGGGAACGCATAGATGTATTATGGAAGAAGGCTGTAGAAACAG gaaatacacctggtactgttgtgaatCAAACTGAGAGTAATGACGCACAGCATGGAGGTGTGACGGGGAATGAAGATGAGAGTGCAGGTAGATCTGCTAGTGTTGGTACCTCACAACGCGGAGGTGCGGCGGGAGGTGTGGATACTTCTGTCCCCATTAATGAAGatgatgagagagcaactacctcacatGACGTGTCTGACAGTAATGTCGCACACAATAGTGGAGGTGAAGATGAGAGAccagaaattattacatacatccAGAATTTTAGAGGTAGGCATACAGTGAGGAAATATAGTGTTCCTTCAACTTACAACAGGGAgttaagaatgtatttacatgcttatagggattattttatagatcagatgcgagatatgtatgatagatcacctctagcaatgtcgctcagaatccacccgattatagttataaggacattacgtcaaaacatatcgggtgatgatcaaaatggacaatttgtgataaatttagcgtttgagttagtaagtgaagaggaaatctCTGAAGTATTTGATCGATGGGTGGGAACGATATTAGAAAGATACGAGACAGAGTTGCAAGATCAGGAAGGATCTGGTTGGATCATAGATCAAATCGAATCTTTCAGTATCGAATACGTTAAAGTAGAATTCAGAGTACAAGTAGGATCATATGTGGCATATCCCAAGAAACTGCGAGGGAGCCAATATGTATTTAATCCAGTGATTAATGATGGGTTATGTGTACTGCGTGCTTTTGCTGCCTATCAATGTCATAAAAAGAATATGTCATGGAAAAATATTCACAGAGTAGTTAATACTAAGAAAGGATGTCTTAATCATGCAAAATCTTCTATAGATGATTTTCCCATTACACGTGATAAGTTAGGTATattagagaaggaaaataaagtgtCATTATATGTTTATCAATTAAGAAAGGATCAAGGTGGGACATTTGTGGCTATGTGTCgtaaggggaataagaaatataaggaCATCATGTGTGCGTTATTGTTGAATGAAAGTCATTTGGTTTTAATCAAAGATTTTGACGGGTATGTTAGAACGATAATGAAGGATCATGGTGTAAAGAAGCACTGTCATAGTTGTTTGATGAAGTTGAATACACAGGAAGAGTTAGATATCCACGAAGATGGATGTAAAATCAATCAGATTCTCGTATTCCTcccggaaggaacaacagtacactttAAAAATTTTAGTCATACACATTCCAGCGAATATATCGGTGTATTTGATTTCGAATGTGCATTAGACACCACTCTCCCGGCAGGTAAAATTGAGTctcgtcataaagccattgcctattgttatattatatttgatcgcaaaggagaaatagtgtgtatgaagagttataagggggaggatgctgttaatcatttcattttaaatgttagtggtgaatggaCTAAGATAAAGTTTAGAAGAGAGTATCATGTAATCCATATGACAGAGGAGGATAAGATGAGACATGATTCTCAGATCACTTGTGAATTATGTAGTAACACCTTCAAAAATGCCCAAGACAAACGTAAACATCATGACCACACTTTaaatttcaataattatattggagCCTATTGTGGGCGTTGTAATTTGCAGTGTAAAGATAAGAGTGAGAAATTATTACTTTTTTGTCATAACATGTCGtatgatttaggaataattttaaaggaattgcaggttgataaatatgaaattaaacttcattcgaaacaagggttcaaattcttgaaagtagacataggtaaggttaggtttcaaGATTCTCTGTCTTTATTGAATGGATCTCTTTCCACTTTAGCAGATCAACATATCAAGGCAGGTAAATCACTGAAATATACAGAGGCTATTCTGAAAGATGTGCCTCAGGATGTCTTACctttattatgtaaaggaaaacaagttttgtgttatgattatattgatagtttaaagaaactcgatgaaacaaaattaccgagtaaagaacatttttttaattctttgagaaatagtgctattagccaggaagattatgatcatgcattgaaagtgtttgacttgggtaaatgtaagactttaggagattacttgatgttatatctcaagacagatgttggattgttagccgatgtcttcatggagtggcgtaaaacactcaaagatatttataagctagatgttagtaattatataagtttaccttcattcagttgggatgcattcctcttgaaaactaatgtaaaattAGATATGATATATTCCCATGAATTATATGACTTGATTAAAAGGAATCTCAGAGGAGGGTTTACGTGTGCAATTAATCAGTATTCTAAAGCAGATAATCCCTTAATTAATCCCAATTTTGATGTTGAGAGTGGAATGGGCACTCATATTTTATATCTAGATTTTAATTCTTTGTATGCTAGTGCgatggttgaagctcttccacaGAATGGTATCAGAAAATTATCGAATGAGGAGAAGAATGCTTTCCTCGATGTGGGATTAAGTAATGTTTCCTGTGAAGGTCAAAAGGGATATTGGATAGAATGTGATACCAAGCCCATGtcccctgaggtagctagacgcactgatgaacttcctttgatattatcacacatgaatatatcagaagagatgttatctccttattGTGAATCTATATTGAAAAATGAAGCTAGAAAGATCCCCAAATCTAATGCGAAATTAGTGGCCAGTCATTTACCtcagaaaaattatttgatcagtctagatttgttacagttattactggaacttgggttagaggtggaaaaggttcataccatatatgaatatactcagtcaaaatttttagaacctttcataacaactaatattgcacagagaacagccacacgatgtcctatcaagtcaaaagctttcaaattaactaataacgcCATATATGGGAAATCATTGTTGAATATTACAAAGTATGCTGAATATTATAGTTATATCAATAATGAGAAAGCATTTGTTAGAGCGAGTAAAGatcctttcttaaaaaatatcacacatttGAATCAAGATAGAGTGATTTGTACATTCAACAAAGAGAAATTAGAAGTTAAACAACCACTTTATCTcggttttcaaattcttgagattgctaaaaagaaattgtatcatttttggtataaagttttaaaacaacattatggtgatgatgtaagacttctGTATACCGATACCGACTCGTATATTTTTAGCTTGAAATGTAAAGATTTGTACACCGAGTTAAAAAGTGAACCTTTGTTAGGAtatatggatttttcaaatttcagtcctGATCATCCCTTATATGATAATAGTAGAAAAGGTGAGCTGGGGTTATTGAAATCTGAAATGTGTGATAAACATATTAGTGAGTTGATAGCACTGAAAGCTAAAATGTATTCTGTAAAGATTGCTGGAAGATCAACTACTGTCAGCAGAGCCAAGGGTATCCCTTCACATTTTATGCCATTATTAACTCATGCAAGATATAAGAATGTTTTAACAAATGTAGATAGAGAATTATTCACGTGTAAGTCTATAAGTAACgtaaaaggtgaaatatgtacAGTAAGAATTAACAAGAGAGGCTTGTCAGCCTTTGATGATAAAAGGTATCATTTGAATACTAATGAATCCTTggcttatggacaccctgatattccaccatctAAACGTAGGAGAATAGAGTGA